The Spiribacter roseus genome includes the window ACATGGCCGGCAAGGGCGTCGGCGAGCGCTGCCGCATCGCGGCCGAACAGCACCGCCGCGCGGCCGGTCTCCGCCAGCGCCGCTCCCAGAGCGGCGAACGACTGGCCTTTGCCGTCACCGCCGGCGATCAACACCAGCGGCCCTTCCAGCCCACGGATCGCCGCAATCGCGGAACCCACATTGGTGGCCTTGGAGTCGTTCACCCACTGACGGCCCTCCCGCCAGCCGAGCGACTCGGTGCGATGCGGCAGTGACCGGAATGCAGTCAGGGCAGTCACCATCGCGTCGCGGTCAAGACCGGCGGCCTCGCCGATGGCAAGCGCCGCCAGCGCATTCAGTGCATTGTGGTGCCCCGGCAGGGCAAGGGCGTCGCGCGGCATCACCGGCGTCTCGCCGGCCATCAGCCAGGCGTCGCCGTGGTGCCGGCCGATTCGCCAGGCCGATGCCGGCGGCGCAGCGTCGCCGAACCGGTGGACGGCGGCGGCGTCGCCCGCCATGCCCCTTACCCAGGGGTCGTCAGCATTGAGGACCGCGTGTTCGGCATGGCGGAAGATCCGCGCCTTGGCTGCGGCGTAGGCCGCCATGTCATCGTAGCGGTCAAGGTGATCAGGGCTCAGATTGAGGACGGCCGCCACCTGCGGCTGCAGCGATACGGTGGTCTCGAGCTGGAAACTCGACAGCTCGAGCACGAACAGTTCGGCGCGCGGCTGGCTCGCCAGCAGCGAAAGCGCCGCCGGGCCAAGATTGCCACCGGCGGCGACATCGATCCCGGCCTGCTCGGCCATCGCCGCGACCATACGGGTGACGGTGGTCTTGCCGTTGGAGCCGGTGATCGCGATCACCGGGGCGTTCACCGCCCGGGCAAACAACTCGATCTCGCCGATGATCGACTGCCCGCGCCTCCGCGCCGCCCGCAGCGCGGGATGGCGCGGATCGATCCCGGGGCTGAGGACGATTTCATCGGCGTCAGCCAGCAGCCGCTCATCCAGATCGCCGGTGATGACCGGAATATCCGGATGCTGCGCCCGCAGAGCAGCGCCCCGGGGCGGGTCCACGCGGGTATCCATGACCGCGACGCGATGGCCCGCATCGGCCAGATGACAGGCCGCCGCATGGCCGGACTCGCCCAGACCGACCACCATCTGATCCCATTCGATGCGGGTGTGCATGTGCGCCTCTCCCGTCATCGCAGCTTCAACGTGGCCAGACCGATGAGCACCAGCACCACCGAGACAATCCAGAACCGCACGATGACCCGCGGTTCCGGCCAACCCTTGAGCTCGAAGTGGTGATGAAGCGGTGCCATGCGAAAGACGCGACGCCCGGTGCGCTTGAACCAGAGCACCTGGATCATCACCGATACCGTCTCGGCGACGAACACGCCCCCCATGATGAACAGCACGACCTCCTGACGGACCACCATGGCGATCATGCCCAGGGCCGCACCCATCGCCAGCGACCCGACATCGCCCATGAACACCTGCGCCGGATAGGTGTTGAACCACAGAAAGGCCAGCCCCGCGCCCACCAGCGCGCCGACGAAAACCGTCAGCTCGCCCGCCCCGGCGACGTAGGGGATCGCCAGATAATCGGCGAAATTCACATTGCCGCTGGCGTAGGCGAAGATCCCCAGGGCACCGCCGACGAGGACCGTTGGCATGATGGCAAGGCCATCGAGCCCGTCGGTGAGATTGACCGCATTCGAGGCGCCCACCACCACCAGCCATGTCAGCGGAATCAGCAGGATGCCCAGCGGGATCGCCACATCCTTGAGAAAGGGCAGGATCAGCGTGGTCTGGACGGGTGAAGTGGCCATCGCGAACAGGACCGCGCCGGCAATCAGCGCGGCAATGCTCTGCAGCAGCAGTTTGGAGCGGGCCCGCAGCCCTTCGCTGCTGCCGCGGGTGAGTTTCAGCCAGTCGTCGGTGCCGCCGATCGCCCCGAAGGTCAGCGTCGTGAGCAGCACGAGCCAGACATAGCGATTGGTCAGATCCCCCCACAGGAGCGTGGCCACACCAATGCCCACCAGCATGAGGGCGCCCCCCATGGTGGGTGTGCCGGCCTTGGAATAATGACTGACCGGCCCATCGGTGCGGACATACTGGCCGACCTGATGACGCTGCAGCCGACCGATCAGCCAGGGCCCCACCAGCAGACCGATGCCCAGCGCCGTCAGCGTGCCGAGGATGGCCCGGAAGGTCAGATACTGAAAAACATTGAACGCGCTGTAGAACGCCTCCAGCTGTTCGGCAAGCATCAGGAGCATGCGCGTCCCTCCCCTGACCCGCCGGCCGCCAGTGCGGCGACCACTTCATCCATCGCCGCCGAGCGCGATCCCTTGACCAGCACGTTGATCCCGGGCCGGGCGGCGGTCTTGACCGCCTCCACCAGTTCAGCGCGGGTCGCAAACCCGGCACCGCCGGCACCGAAGCCCTCGGCCGCATGGGCCGCGAGCGGACCGGTGGCGAATAAGCGCTCGACCCCCAGCTCGCGGGCCTGCTCGCCCGCGCGGCGATGCAGCGCCGGGCCTGCATCGCCCAACTCCGCCATATCGCCCAGGACCAGCCAGAGCGGTGTCCCGGTCGCGGTCAGTGTCTCGAGTGCCGCCGTCAGGGAGGCCGGGTTGGCGTTGTAGCTGTCATCCACCAGCGTCATCGAGGCGAGGCCGTCGCGATACTGAAGTCGTCCCGCGACGGGGGCCACGGCCATGAGCCCGTCGGCGATGGTCTCGAGGCTGGCCCCGGCGGCACGCGCCGCGGCGGCGGCCGCCAGCGCATTGGCCCGGTTATGACGCCCGGGCAGGGCCACCGCCGCGGTGATGGCGGCATCCTCGAAACGGATCTCGAGCCGGCCGTCGGCCCGCTCCACCCCTGTGACGTCGGCGGCATGGCCGTCGAGGCTGAAGCGCTTGATATGGCAATGCGCCGCCTTTTGCTCCCAGACCGCGGCGTAGGGGTCATCGGCATTGACGATGGCATAACCCTTGGCCGGCAGTTCCTCGAACAGCTCGCCCTTACAGTCGGCCACCGCCGCCACACTGCCAAAACCCTCCAGGTGGGCCGGACCGGCATGTGTCACCACACCGACCCATGGACGCGCCCAGCTTGCCAGCAGCGCGATATCGCCGGGTTTACCGCAGCCCATCTCGACGATGGCGAAGTCATCATCCGGATCGATGCCACAGAGCGTCAGCGGCACGCCCAGCTCATTGTTCAGGTTGCCTTCAGTGGCCCGCGTGGTACCGCAGCGCCCGAGGATGGCGGCGAGCATTTCCTTGACCGTGGTCTTGCCATTGCTGCCGGTCACACCCACCACCCGGGCACGGCTCGCCGACCGGGCGCGGCAGGCCAGCTCGATGAGCACCCGCTGCGGGTTGTCCACCCGCCACTGCGGCAGCGCCGCGTCGGTGTAGTGATCGACCAGCGCGGCCGCGGCACCGGCCCGGGCCGCGGCATCGATGCATTCGTGTCCGTCGATCCGCTCGCCACGCAGGGCAATGAACAGGTCCCCGGGGCTGACGCGGCGTGAATCGATGGCGACCCCTGTGACGGTCACCTCACCGCCCCGCGATTCGCCGCCGAACTCAGTCACCAGGGACAGCAACCGCACCGCTTCCATCAGCCCGCCCTCCGCGACAGCACGCTGGCCGCACAGTCACGATCACTGAAGGCGTGGGCCGTGGCGCCGATCTGCTGCTCGGTCTCGTGGCCCTTGCCGGCGATCAGCACGGCATCGCCGGGACCGACCATCTCGATGGCGGCGGTGATCGCGCTTGCGCGATCCTCGATGACCCGGCAGTCACCGTGGCCCGCGCAGCCGGCCCGGACGGCCTCGAGAATCGCCGCCGGCGACTCGGAACGGGGGTTGTCGCTGGTCAGAATGATGCCATCGGCGCGCTGGCCGGCAGCCGCTCCCATCAGGGGCCGCTTGCCGGTGTCACGATCGCCCCCGCAGCCAAAGACCACCCATAGCCGGCCGCGGACATGGGGTCGCAGGGCATCGAGCGCCGCCGCGAGGGCCCCGGCGGTATGCGCATAGTCGACAATCACCACCGGACCGCCCTCCACGGTGAATCGCTCCATGCGACCCGGTACCGGTTGCAGCCGGCCCAACGCGCCCAGCGCCGCCGGCACATTGCCGGACTCGATCAATGCGCCCAGCGCCGCGAGGGCGTTGAGGGCATTGAAATCGCCGATCAGCGGCAGGTGAGCGGTATGCTGCCGACCGGCATGATCGATGCCCAGCTCGAGCCCTTCGGCCCGACGCTCGAGCCGCGACAGGCACAGATCAGCGGCACCCGTCCGGCCGTAGACGACCGGGGTGGCGTCCGATAGCGGGTGCGCGGCCAGATCCGCGCCCACGGCATCCTCCCCATTGAGGACCTGACGGCGCAGGCCGGGCCACGCGAACAGACGGCGCTTGGCGGCGCCATAGGCCGCCGCCGAGCCGTGGTAGTCAAGATGATCGCGCCCCACATGGGTCAGCACTGCGGTGGCAAACGTCACGCCGTCCACACGGTGTTGCGCCAGGGCATGCGAGGAGACTTCCATCGCCACGCAGCAAATGCCGTCGTCCCGCAGCGCCGCCAGGCGCGCCTGAATACTGACCGGATCGGCGGTGGTCTGTGTCGAGGCGCGGAGCTGCCCCGGGCGCCCCCAGCCCACGGTCCCCATCACCGCCGCCGGTCCCTGCAGATCTTCGGCCATCTGGGCGATGTAGTGGGAGACCGAGGTCTTGCCATCGGTGCCCGTGACCGCGATCACCGTCATCGCCCGCGATGGCTCATCGTAGAATCGACCGGCGATGGCGCTGGCCAGCGCGCCGACGCCGGCCCTGGCGATGGCCACGGCGCCGGCGGCGTCGCAGCGCGCGGCGATGGCGGGGTGTTCCTGCCCGGCCGCGGGTTCATAGAGCACCACGCCCGCCCCGGCCGCGAGGGCCTGATCGAGATAGTCCAGGCCATGGGCCCGGTAACCGGCCAGCGCCAGAAACAGGCCACCCGGGGCAAGCTGCCGGGCATCTAGCGCGATACCGGTCACGCCAACGCCCTTCAACCGGGCATCCACCAGCCAGGGGGCAAGCAGCGCTTCGGCGGACCAGACCCGGCTCATGGCGACTCTCCGCCGGCCACGGTCAGACCCGGCTGATCGAAGGCTGCATCGGGCATCACGTTATACAACCGCAGTGCGTCACCCATCACCGCCGCAAACACTGGCCCGGCCACGGGGCCCGCGTAGTAGGCATCACCGCGGGGCTCATCGATCGTCACCACGGCCACAAAACGCGGGTCACTGGCCGGTGCCATGCCCGCAAAGGTCGAGATGTAACGGTCCTCGGCATAACCGCCGGACACGGCCTTGCGGCTGGTGCCGGTCTTGCCGGCGACCTGATAGCCGGGAATGGCCGCCTGTGTCGCCGTGCCTCCGGACTCGGTCACAGCGGTCAGCATTTCGCGGAGCTGGGCGGCGCGCCGGGCGCTCATCACCCGCTCGGGGTCCGGCCGGCGCCCGTCCGCGATCAGCGCGGGCGTGGGCAGTTCCCCACCGGAGGCGATGGCCGAGTAGGCCCTTGCCAGCTGCAGATTGCTCACCGACAGGCCGTAACCAAAGGCGAGGGTCGCCCGCTCGATGGGGCGCTCCGAGGGCATGGAAGAAAGCCTGCCAGCGCTATCGCCAGGCAGCCCCACGCCACTGGGCTCGCCAATGCCGAGGCTGTTGAGTGTCTGCCAGACCTGCCCCGACTCGAGGGACAGCGCCATCTGCGCGGCACCGACATTGCTCGACTTGCGCAGCACGCCGGCGACCGTGAGCTCGCCGAAATTGCGGACATCACGCACCTGATGGCCACCCACCCGCATGACACCCGGCGCCGTCTCGACGACGGTCTCGGGGGTATAGCGACCCGTGCGCAGCGCGGCCAGGACCGTAAACGGCTTCACCACCGAGCCGGGTTCGTAGGTGTCGGTGACAGCGCGGTTGCGGTAACGCCCACCGGTCATCTCCGAGCGGCGATTGGGATTGAACGAAGGCTGATTGGCCATCGCCAGGATGTCGCCATTGTCCGCGTCCATCAGCACGATGGAGCCACTGGCGGCCTGATGCCGCTCGACGGCGGCCTTGAGCTCGCGGTAGGCGACGTACTGCAGGCGTTTGTCGAGGGTCAGTGTCAGATCATGCCCGGGATCAGGCTCGCGCAGTCGCTCGACATCCTCGATATTGCGCCCGTGGCGGTCGCGCAGAACACGCTTGGCGCCCGGCTCGCCGGACAACCAATCATCGTAGGCGAGTTCGAGGCCCTCCTGGCCGTGATCATCGATGTTGGTGAAGCCGAGCACATGGCCACTGACCTCTCCAGTGGGATAGAACCGGCGGTATTCACGCTGCAGGGCGACGCCGGGGACATCCAGTGCGCTCACCCGGGCGGCAAGGTCCGGGCTGACATGGCGCTCGAGGTAGAAAAACGCCCGTTCGCGGCGCTCGTTCAGGTCCGAACGCAGCCTGGCCGGATCGGTGTCGAGCAGGCGGGCCAGCGCGGCCAGATCCTGCTGCGAAGCCTCTTGTGTGGTCACGCGCGGATCCGCCCAGACCGAGTCCACCGGTGCGCTGATGGCCAGCGGCTGGCCCTGCCGGTCGCGGATCGTGCCGCGATGCGCGGGCAGGGATTCCACCCGCAGATGACGCTGCTCCCCCTGTCCCTGCAGGAACGGCCCATCGATCAGCTGCAGCGATACGGCCCGCGCCATCAACACCACCGGCAGCGCCAGCAGCAAGACCAGCACCAGCACACGACGCCACGCCGGCGGTGCCACGGAGCGGGCCTTGCGCCGGTTCATTGTCGCTCGCCCCCGGATTCCAGCCGGATCAGCGTCGTGTTCTGTGGATCGATCGCCTTGAGACCGATGGACTCACGGGCAATGCGCTCGACCCGGGACTGCATGGCAAGGGCACCCTGCTCGAGCTGCAGCTGCCGCCATGCGGTGTTGAGCTGATCACGGTTGTCGCGCAGTGACTCGAGGGTGACGAAAAGACTGCGGGTTTCGTGGCGCACCTCCACCACCGCAACCGCTGAGCCCACCGCCAGCACGCCCAGTACCAGCAATGTCAGGATCGGGCGTTTCATGGCAACCGCTCCGCGATGCGCAGGGTGGCGCTGCGTGCGCGTGGGTTGCGCTGCACCTCGGCTTCGGCGGGCCGGTGGGCGCGCCCGACGCGGCGCAGCCCCGGGCGCTTTTCCGCGGGCACGACACCGGCCCCGGGCGGCAGATCGCCGACCTGGCTGTTGCGCGTCATGAAACGCTTGACGCGACGGTCCTCGAGGGAATGAAAACTGATCACCACCAGGCGGCCGCCGGGCTCAAGCAACTCGCAGATGTCATCGAGCAGCCGGCTCAGCGATTCCAGCTCGCCATTGAGGTGGATACGGATCGCCTGAAAGCTGCGTGTCGCCGGATGGCGACCCGGTTCGGGCCGCGGTACCGCCTCGGTGATCAGCCGAGCCAGTCCCGTGGTGGTCTGCGGCAGCGCGGCGGCGTCCCGCGCCGCCACAATCGCCGCCGCGATGCGACGGGCGTAGCGCTCTTCGCCGTACTCCCTGAGCACACGCACCAGCGTGCCGGCGTCGACCCGCTCGAGCCACTCGGCTGCCGTTTCGCCCCCGCCGTTGTCCATGCGCATGTCGAGCGGTCCCTCGCGCATGAAGCTGAAGCCACGCTGGGGCTGATCAAGCTGGGGAGAGGACACGCCCAGATCCAGGAGGATCCCGGAGACCCGGCCCGCCAGACCGGCGGCGCGAAGCTCTATGCCCAATTCGGCGAAGTTGGCCTGCAGGATCCGGCAGCGTGGGTCATGACCGTGGCGTTCGTGTGCCTGCGCGACGGCTTCGGGATCACGATCCACCAGCCACAGACGGGCCCCTTCGCCCAGCGCCTCGAGAAGCGCCCCGGCATGGCCGCCGCGCCCGTAGGTGGCGTCCACATACACACCGTCGATGCGCGGAGCGAGGGCGGCCACCGCCTCGTCGCGCATGACGGCCGCATGCTCCCGTGGCGAGTTCACCACTCACCCCCCTTAGAGCGATAGCGATTGCAGGTCATCGGGCAGCTCCTCGGCATCGGTTCCTTCCGCCAGCCATTCATCCCGGCGCGTCGTCCAGCTGTCCTCGTCCCAGAGCTCGAACTTGTTGCCCTGACCGATCAGCACGGTGCGCTTGTCGAGTCCGGCGAAGCTCCGCAACGGACCCGGCAGCAGTATCCGGCCGTTACCGTCCAGCGGACATTCGGTGGCATGACCGATCAGCAGCCGCTGCAGACGTCGGGCCGTGGGGTTGAGGCTGGGCAGCCGGACCAGCTTCTGCTCGATGTCCTCCCACTCCGACAGGGGGTAGATCAACAGGCAGTGGTCGCGGTCGACGGTGACCACCAGGTTCCCGTCGCAAAGGCTCGACAGCCGCTCGCGATAGCGGCTGGGAAAGGCTATGCGCCCCTTTGCGTCAAGATTGATCTGGGTGACACCGCGAAAC containing:
- the murD gene encoding UDP-N-acetylmuramoyl-L-alanine--D-glutamate ligase, translated to MHTRIEWDQMVVGLGESGHAAACHLADAGHRVAVMDTRVDPPRGAALRAQHPDIPVITGDLDERLLADADEIVLSPGIDPRHPALRAARRRGQSIIGEIELFARAVNAPVIAITGSNGKTTVTRMVAAMAEQAGIDVAAGGNLGPAALSLLASQPRAELFVLELSSFQLETTVSLQPQVAAVLNLSPDHLDRYDDMAAYAAAKARIFRHAEHAVLNADDPWVRGMAGDAAAVHRFGDAAPPASAWRIGRHHGDAWLMAGETPVMPRDALALPGHHNALNALAALAIGEAAGLDRDAMVTALTAFRSLPHRTESLGWREGRQWVNDSKATNVGSAIAAIRGLEGPLVLIAGGDGKGQSFAALGAALAETGRAAVLFGRDAAALADALAGHVDVTTAADLDAALQAARRVSRRGDVILLSPACASLDQFTDYRARGDHFRRWVEALPHD
- the mraY gene encoding phospho-N-acetylmuramoyl-pentapeptide-transferase; its protein translation is MLLMLAEQLEAFYSAFNVFQYLTFRAILGTLTALGIGLLVGPWLIGRLQRHQVGQYVRTDGPVSHYSKAGTPTMGGALMLVGIGVATLLWGDLTNRYVWLVLLTTLTFGAIGGTDDWLKLTRGSSEGLRARSKLLLQSIAALIAGAVLFAMATSPVQTTLILPFLKDVAIPLGILLIPLTWLVVVGASNAVNLTDGLDGLAIMPTVLVGGALGIFAYASGNVNFADYLAIPYVAGAGELTVFVGALVGAGLAFLWFNTYPAQVFMGDVGSLAMGAALGMIAMVVRQEVVLFIMGGVFVAETVSVMIQVLWFKRTGRRVFRMAPLHHHFELKGWPEPRVIVRFWIVSVVLVLIGLATLKLR
- the mraZ gene encoding division/cell wall cluster transcriptional repressor MraZ — its product is MFRGVTQINLDAKGRIAFPSRYRERLSSLCDGNLVVTVDRDHCLLIYPLSEWEDIEQKLVRLPSLNPTARRLQRLLIGHATECPLDGNGRILLPGPLRSFAGLDKRTVLIGQGNKFELWDEDSWTTRRDEWLAEGTDAEELPDDLQSLSL
- a CDS encoding UDP-N-acetylmuramoyl-L-alanyl-D-glutamate--2,6-diaminopimelate ligase, coding for MSRVWSAEALLAPWLVDARLKGVGVTGIALDARQLAPGGLFLALAGYRAHGLDYLDQALAAGAGVVLYEPAAGQEHPAIAARCDAAGAVAIARAGVGALASAIAGRFYDEPSRAMTVIAVTGTDGKTSVSHYIAQMAEDLQGPAAVMGTVGWGRPGQLRASTQTTADPVSIQARLAALRDDGICCVAMEVSSHALAQHRVDGVTFATAVLTHVGRDHLDYHGSAAAYGAAKRRLFAWPGLRRQVLNGEDAVGADLAAHPLSDATPVVYGRTGAADLCLSRLERRAEGLELGIDHAGRQHTAHLPLIGDFNALNALAALGALIESGNVPAALGALGRLQPVPGRMERFTVEGGPVVIVDYAHTAGALAAALDALRPHVRGRLWVVFGCGGDRDTGKRPLMGAAAGQRADGIILTSDNPRSESPAAILEAVRAGCAGHGDCRVIEDRASAITAAIEMVGPGDAVLIAGKGHETEQQIGATAHAFSDRDCAASVLSRRAG
- the ftsL gene encoding cell division protein FtsL, which translates into the protein MKRPILTLLVLGVLAVGSAVAVVEVRHETRSLFVTLESLRDNRDQLNTAWRQLQLEQGALAMQSRVERIARESIGLKAIDPQNTTLIRLESGGERQ
- the rsmH gene encoding 16S rRNA (cytosine(1402)-N(4))-methyltransferase RsmH — its product is MNSPREHAAVMRDEAVAALAPRIDGVYVDATYGRGGHAGALLEALGEGARLWLVDRDPEAVAQAHERHGHDPRCRILQANFAELGIELRAAGLAGRVSGILLDLGVSSPQLDQPQRGFSFMREGPLDMRMDNGGGETAAEWLERVDAGTLVRVLREYGEERYARRIAAAIVAARDAAALPQTTTGLARLITEAVPRPEPGRHPATRSFQAIRIHLNGELESLSRLLDDICELLEPGGRLVVISFHSLEDRRVKRFMTRNSQVGDLPPGAGVVPAEKRPGLRRVGRAHRPAEAEVQRNPRARSATLRIAERLP
- a CDS encoding peptidoglycan D,D-transpeptidase FtsI family protein; its protein translation is MNRRKARSVAPPAWRRVLVLVLLLALPVVLMARAVSLQLIDGPFLQGQGEQRHLRVESLPAHRGTIRDRQGQPLAISAPVDSVWADPRVTTQEASQQDLAALARLLDTDPARLRSDLNERRERAFFYLERHVSPDLAARVSALDVPGVALQREYRRFYPTGEVSGHVLGFTNIDDHGQEGLELAYDDWLSGEPGAKRVLRDRHGRNIEDVERLREPDPGHDLTLTLDKRLQYVAYRELKAAVERHQAASGSIVLMDADNGDILAMANQPSFNPNRRSEMTGGRYRNRAVTDTYEPGSVVKPFTVLAALRTGRYTPETVVETAPGVMRVGGHQVRDVRNFGELTVAGVLRKSSNVGAAQMALSLESGQVWQTLNSLGIGEPSGVGLPGDSAGRLSSMPSERPIERATLAFGYGLSVSNLQLARAYSAIASGGELPTPALIADGRRPDPERVMSARRAAQLREMLTAVTESGGTATQAAIPGYQVAGKTGTSRKAVSGGYAEDRYISTFAGMAPASDPRFVAVVTIDEPRGDAYYAGPVAGPVFAAVMGDALRLYNVMPDAAFDQPGLTVAGGESP
- a CDS encoding UDP-N-acetylmuramoyl-tripeptide--D-alanyl-D-alanine ligase, with product MEAVRLLSLVTEFGGESRGGEVTVTGVAIDSRRVSPGDLFIALRGERIDGHECIDAAARAGAAAALVDHYTDAALPQWRVDNPQRVLIELACRARSASRARVVGVTGSNGKTTVKEMLAAILGRCGTTRATEGNLNNELGVPLTLCGIDPDDDFAIVEMGCGKPGDIALLASWARPWVGVVTHAGPAHLEGFGSVAAVADCKGELFEELPAKGYAIVNADDPYAAVWEQKAAHCHIKRFSLDGHAADVTGVERADGRLEIRFEDAAITAAVALPGRHNRANALAAAAAARAAGASLETIADGLMAVAPVAGRLQYRDGLASMTLVDDSYNANPASLTAALETLTATGTPLWLVLGDMAELGDAGPALHRRAGEQARELGVERLFATGPLAAHAAEGFGAGGAGFATRAELVEAVKTAARPGINVLVKGSRSAAMDEVVAALAAGGSGEGRACS